The nucleotide sequence TATAACAGGTTTTACAAGTGCGGCGTAGTCTTTATATTTCATTTTGGTAATTATAAAAGATTTGGCACAAAACTGCATATATTTTGAACCAATAAAGTGAATATATTTTTATGTCTATTATTATATCTGAATTCCATTTCTTTCAGATAGAAAGGGAATTTTTCTTTTGATACACCATGAAACTTTATAAGCCTTTCCTTAGCATAGCTCCAGAAGCCTTCAAGGCCGTTGATATAGACCTTGCCTATAGCAAAGCGCTTACCATGGTCTACCCTCAAATGTTTGTATCCACAGAACATAAGGGCATCATAGCTTCTGAATTTATCAGTATACACAATAGAGCCTCGTCTGACAGTCTTTACAGTCATTGTCAAAATAGATTCAGCAGTAACATCTTTCAGAATCTCAACCTTTACAATACCATCCCTCTCCAGAATCCCGAAAACAGGGACTTTATTGAAGGCACCCCTTCCACGTTTCCCTTTGTGTCTGCCTCCAAAATATGTCTCATCAAGCTCTATTTCACCATTAAGAAGTTCCTGAGCATCTTTGGCATTGGCTACAATGGCAATCCTAATAAGAGTAACCGCCTTAAGAACTGTTGGATAGCTCAACTGAACCTGCCCAGCTATCTTTCGGGCCGATACCTCAAGCTCAAACAACTTTATAATCCAAAGCCATTTTTTGTGCGATATATTGAGCCTATTAAGCCATCTGCCGGTAAAGTCATGGAACTTATAACCGCACCTTTTACAGCGGTATCTTTTATCCGGTATACGATAGATTTTATAGCTTTTACACCTGGTGCAAAAAACACGGCTATTTTTCCAGCAGTGTTTTCTGAAATAAAGACGAGCTTTATTTTCAGTTTTTCCAATGAATTCAAATGTGTTTAGGTCCATAGGCACCATTGTAAAATGGTGCCAAAACTTTTACAATTACCTTATATTTTATTGATTTTAAATGATTTTTTCCTTTATCCAAACCCTTTAATATGCTATATTCTTTCCATGAAACCAGCTAAAGGTAAGTTGGTATAATTATTGTTATGATAAAATATAAAAAGGAGGTGATCTTATGACTATGAAAACAAACGAGCTAATTTCAATGGTCGAGTCTTTACCGGTAGACATAAAAACCACATTGGTTGAAAAGATTCTCAACAGTTTGCACCCGTCACAAAAAGAAATAGATGCATTATGGGCAAAGGAAGCTGAAAAGAGGGTTAATGAAATTAAAACCGGCAAAGTTAAAACCATTCCCGGCGATGAGGTCTTTAAGGAAATCAGGAAAAGATTTCATAGATGAAATACTCCTTCCATCCCGAAGCAAAGGAAGAATTTCTTGAAGCGATAAATTATTTTGAGAAATGCCGATCAGGACTTGGCTTGGAATTCTCGAAGGAAGTCTTCTCAACGATCCATCGGATAATTCATTTTCCATCAGCATGGTCTAAATTTTCAGAAAATACGAGAAGGTGCTTAACTAACCGTTTCCCGTTTGGTGTTATCTATCAAATTGTCGGCGAGGAAATCTTTATCATTGCAATTATGCAATTGAACAGGGAACCTGATTATTGGAAAAAGAGAATAAAATAAAGCATAACAATTAAATCCAGCGGATGCGGTACCTCCCCGATGATTTGGAACGTTATGTTTAAAATTAGAAAAATAGGAGGGCAGATTGAAGAAATCAATTCTTGAGGTTTATGCCTTAGCTGTATGCTTCGCTACAATAGTATGTTTTGTCATAGCGTTTGGTATTTCAATCTATGATATAGTTAGAATTGCAAATCCGGAATTCACAATGAGCTCGTACGAATATAATCGGCATCAAAGCAATGACGCTTTTTGGAAGGGGAGCGATAGCTGCAGTAGTGGTAATAAAAAAAGGCAACGCCCTGCTGATGAAGAACTAACAAAACAACGTTTGGCAAGTTATCAGCAGTCAATCAAGTCTGAGCAACGAGATGCATTTCAAAGCTTGACGCAATCCGTGATTATTTTTATCATTGCTGTTGTTGTTTTTTTAGTTCATTGGCGGGTAGCACGTCGTGCACGAGAAGCAAATATTGCCACATAACAAGGCGCTCAAGAGGGACGCGGCATAAAGCTGCCGCACAGTTCAGGCGTTATGTGGAAGAAGGATTGAAATTAAATGATTTTATTTAGCGAAAAGAGAAGTGGCTAACCGTTTCCTCATTGGTTCGGTCTTGTATTAGTTGCATCTTTATTAATAATGACGGAATATGTTTCACTTAAATAAAACTCATAACATCTCACTCGTTTTACTCCGCCTGTGATTTCGAGCGTTGAGGCGAAAAATACGAGAATATGATAGTATAAAAACAAATGCCAACGGTACTCAAAGTTGGGCCATATCGTTTTTTCTTTTATGCAGGAGACCGTGATGAGCCAGCACATATACATGTTGAGCGGGATGAAAATATTGCTAAGTTCTGGCTTGATCCTGTTAGACTACAAAGTAGTGGAGGATTTAGCAGGTTAGAGATTGCCAAAATACATAAAATTATAAATGAGCATCATTCAAAATTATTGGAGGCATGGCATGAATATTTCGGCAATTGAAATAGAAATTCCAAGAGCTGAAAATGTAAAAGTGACAAGGGATACGCTAACCGTAGATCTCAGTGATGGAAGAACAATTGCAGTTCCCCTTGAATGGTTCCCTCGTTTGGTAAATGCTACACCGGAAGAAAGGAATAATTGGAGATTAATAGGCAGAGGTTACGGTATCCATTGGGAAGATATTGATGAAGACATAAGTGTTGAAGGATTGTTGGCCGGCAAACCATCTGGTGAGACTCAAGAATCATTTAAAAAGTGGCTGAATCAAAGACAATCACGCATAACACTTATAAGGCCTCCCTCTGTCAAGAGAAAAAGCGACCCTAATCGGAAATAAAAAAGAAATTTCATTTCCTTAATTTTTTTATCAAGACTGCATTCAGCTGCGCTACATTGCCAGACGGTTATGCGGGGCGTTTTTTTGTGAAGGATTTAGGTGGTGATTTTTGAGCTTATAAAAGACGGTTTTCGCCTCACACATAAAAACTGGCAGGTGATACTTGTCCAGATAGCCTTTATGATTGTCTCCTGTATTGGTTTTTTTATTTTTGTAGGACTGCCGCTTGCCATTGCCTTTGTGTATTTCGGAATAGACCTTGTGCAGGTCAAAGATTTTCTGCAGATGTTCAGATCTCCTGCTGAGATTCTCTCGAGGTATTTCGGGCTTGTTATCTTCATCCTGACCGCATTCATCCTTTATCTGGGTATTGTTTCTGCCCTGAGTATTTTTACTTTTGGTGGAACACTCGGTGTGTTAAGAAATTCTGTCCTTGACAGCCAGTATAAATTCAGCCTTTCGTCTTTTTTTCAGGAGGGTAAAAAATTGTTTTTTCCCATCACAGGCTTTGCCATTGTGGCGTCTGCCGGCCTTGTGGTGGTATTTTTTATTTTCGGTGTTTTTGGAGGCTGCGGGTTTTCCATCATATCAGCGTATAGAGAAAAAGAAACCTTTATAGCTGTTTTTACAGGGACATTTTTTGCACTTCTGCTGATAGCCTGTGGCCTCGTGATTGTCCTTGGGGCTTTAGCACTTGTCTTTTATTCTGTGATGGCTCTTGTTGTTGAAAGGATTGGCCCGCTTAAGGCTTTTAAAAAAGGATTTACTTTTATAAAAGAAAATCCGAAGGCATTTATTTTCTATGCTGTCCTTATTATGGGGTATATGAGTGCCAATTTTTTATTGATGTTTCTGGTATACCCCTTAAGCCTTATTCCGGCAATTGGCCCCATAATCGGCTTTCCATTTCATCTGGTGTCCTATATCCTGCAGAGTTATCTCTGGATTGTAATAATGAGCTCCCTGCTTATTTTTTATATGTGGATTAATGCCAAAAAAGAAGCTGTTGCCGAATCGGCATAGAGCTAACGTCTGAAGTTCCATTCATGAGTTGAGTATTTTTCTTTTTCCAATTCTTGTGCCAGGTTAAGTTCAAACTGAGTTGGCCTTTCCATGGATAATTTTATCCCGAAAGCGTTCGGGAAGGCCATACTTAGAGAATTCTGGAGGTTGTTTATTGTAATCTTCCCATTATACTTTGCTATTGCACCTATACCTCCGGGATTCTCGTCAATGTTAAGGTTAAGTGCTTTGCATTGTTCTTTTATATTTAAGTCCAGCAGAATAGAGCCCTGCTGGAGGATGCAATCTGCGTAATGTCTCTGGGCACTGCCAACGAATTTTTGCCCATTTATTGATATTTCTCCATAGGAGATGGACTCAAAGCATGAAGGGCTTTTATGCCTGGCGTCTCTCTTTTTTGAATATGATATCACTGCGTCTAAACCCAGGGCACTGAGGCCTGAGATGATGGCCTTACTTATGGCCATGTAATTATCAAAGAGCCTGCCTGTAAAGGGTGCAATGTCCGTTCGCACAGAAAAACTGTAGGTGAGTTCTGAATCATGCAGGATTGCCCGGCCACCTGTTGGCCTCCTTATAATCGGGTAACCCATACGATTGCAGTAATCAATATTTATTTCGCTTATTTTCTGAAAATATCCAATGCTTACTGCTGGCACTGACCACTGGTAAAACCTCAGGGTAGGGGGGGAAAGCTTTTTACGCACAGCTTCCACAATGGCCTCATCAAGGGCCATATTATAAGAGGCACTGCAGGGGCCAGTATCAATCAGTCTCCATTCGGGGGCCATTATTTAGATTCTTCACTAGTTATGATTCTTCACTTTGTTCAGAATAAATAAAACCAAATATTTGGTTTTATTTACTTTTTCTCCAGCACTATCCTGTGCCTTAAAAG is from Nitrospirota bacterium and encodes:
- a CDS encoding IS1595 family transposase, yielding MDLNTFEFIGKTENKARLYFRKHCWKNSRVFCTRCKSYKIYRIPDKRYRCKRCGYKFHDFTGRWLNRLNISHKKWLWIIKLFELEVSARKIAGQVQLSYPTVLKAVTLIRIAIVANAKDAQELLNGEIELDETYFGGRHKGKRGRGAFNKVPVFGILERDGIVKVEILKDVTAESILTMTVKTVRRGSIVYTDKFRSYDALMFCGYKHLRVDHGKRFAIGKVYINGLEGFWSYAKERLIKFHGVSKEKFPFYLKEMEFRYNNRHKNIFTLLVQNICSFVPNLL
- a CDS encoding addiction module protein, giving the protein MTMKTNELISMVESLPVDIKTTLVEKILNSLHPSQKEIDALWAKEAEKRVNEIKTGKVKTIPGDEVFKEIRKRFHR
- a CDS encoding type II toxin-antitoxin system RelE/ParE family toxin → MKYSFHPEAKEEFLEAINYFEKCRSGLGLEFSKEVFSTIHRIIHFPSAWSKFSENTRRCLTNRFPFGVIYQIVGEEIFIIAIMQLNREPDYWKKRIK
- a CDS encoding DUF4160 domain-containing protein; the encoded protein is MPTVLKVGPYRFFFYAGDRDEPAHIHVERDENIAKFWLDPVRLQSSGGFSRLEIAKIHKIINEHHSKLLEAWHEYFGN
- a CDS encoding DUF2442 domain-containing protein, giving the protein MNISAIEIEIPRAENVKVTRDTLTVDLSDGRTIAVPLEWFPRLVNATPEERNNWRLIGRGYGIHWEDIDEDISVEGLLAGKPSGETQESFKKWLNQRQSRITLIRPPSVKRKSDPNRK
- a CDS encoding lipoate--protein ligase family protein; this encodes MAPEWRLIDTGPCSASYNMALDEAIVEAVRKKLSPPTLRFYQWSVPAVSIGYFQKISEINIDYCNRMGYPIIRRPTGGRAILHDSELTYSFSVRTDIAPFTGRLFDNYMAISKAIISGLSALGLDAVISYSKKRDARHKSPSCFESISYGEISINGQKFVGSAQRHYADCILQQGSILLDLNIKEQCKALNLNIDENPGGIGAIAKYNGKITINNLQNSLSMAFPNAFGIKLSMERPTQFELNLAQELEKEKYSTHEWNFRR